From Rhodanobacteraceae bacterium, the proteins below share one genomic window:
- a CDS encoding Excinuclease ABC subunit A has protein sequence MPSLEKPATKPHIRRIAIVTGFAARIPMDTIRIRGARTHNLKNIDLDLPRDQLIVITGLSGSGKSSLAFDTLYAEGQRRYVESLSSYARQFLSMMEKPDVDHIEGLSPAISIEQKSTSHNPRSTVGTITEIHDYLRLLYARVGTPRCPNHGTPLAAQTVSQMIDQTLALPEDKRYMLLAPVIRERKGEHVQVFEQLRAQGFVRARVDGAVYDLDAVPALGLRIKHTIEVVIDRFRPRDDLKQRLAESFETALRLGEGLAILVDLDVEKAPEQLFSSRYSCPQCDYSLPELEPRLFSFNSPVGACPNCDGLGVTQFFDPARVVAHPERSFGEGAVRGWDRRNPHFFQMIRSLAKHYRFDVETPWQELPKKTRDAILFGSGDEKIEFRYLGHGNGSGFTRKHSFEGVVPNLERRWKETESNMVREELARFISERPCPECHGERLNVSARNVFVGERNLPSLSALAISDARRFVDGLQLAGWRGEIADRIVKEIRERLRFLIDVGLDYLTLDRKADSLSGGEAQRIRLASQIGAGLVGVMYVLDEPSIGLHQRDNERLLGTLTRLRDLGNTVIVVEHDEDAIRRADRVVDIGPGAGVHGGEVVAQGTLADILEEPRSLTGQYLSGQRSIDVPQLRREPDPKRVLKLKGAHGNNLQHVDLEIPAGLFTCITGVSGSGKSTLVNDTLFRIAAVELNGASAQPAPYESIEKLDLFDKVLDIDQSPIGRTPRSNPATYTGVFTPLRELFAQVPESRARGYQAGRFSFNVKGGRCEACEGDGLIKVEMHFLPDMYVPCDVCHGKRYNRETLEIHYKGYTIADVLDMTVEQALEVFQPVPQIARKLETLMDVGLGYIKLGQSATTLSGGEAQRVKLSKELSRRDTGNTLYILDEPTTGLHFHDIEQLLRVLHRLVDGGSTVVVIEHNLDVIKTADWIVDLGPEGGAGGGRIIATGTPEDIAATPNSYTGQFLAPVLAATSKPSRKKKRA, from the coding sequence ATGCCCTCGCTCGAAAAACCCGCGACCAAACCCCACATCAGGCGGATCGCTATAGTAACGGGCTTTGCCGCACGCATTCCCATGGACACCATCCGCATCCGCGGTGCCCGCACCCACAACCTCAAGAACATCGACCTCGACCTGCCGCGCGACCAGTTGATCGTGATCACCGGCCTGTCGGGTTCGGGCAAGTCCTCGCTTGCCTTCGACACGCTGTACGCCGAGGGCCAGCGCCGCTACGTCGAATCGCTGTCGTCGTACGCGCGGCAGTTCCTGTCGATGATGGAAAAGCCCGACGTCGACCACATCGAGGGCCTGTCGCCGGCGATCTCGATCGAGCAGAAATCGACCTCGCACAACCCGCGCTCGACCGTCGGCACCATCACCGAAATCCACGACTACCTGCGCCTGCTGTACGCGCGCGTCGGCACGCCGCGCTGCCCCAACCACGGCACCCCGCTGGCCGCGCAGACCGTCAGCCAGATGATCGACCAGACGCTCGCGCTGCCCGAAGACAAGCGCTACATGCTGCTGGCGCCGGTGATCCGCGAACGCAAGGGCGAGCACGTGCAGGTGTTCGAGCAGTTGCGCGCGCAGGGTTTCGTGCGCGCGCGCGTCGATGGCGCAGTGTACGACCTCGATGCGGTGCCCGCGCTCGGGCTGCGCATCAAGCACACCATCGAAGTCGTGATCGACCGCTTCCGTCCGCGCGATGATTTGAAGCAGCGGCTTGCCGAATCGTTTGAAACCGCGCTTCGCCTCGGCGAAGGCCTGGCGATCCTGGTCGACCTCGACGTCGAAAAGGCACCGGAGCAACTGTTCTCGTCGCGCTACTCCTGCCCGCAATGCGATTACTCGCTACCGGAACTGGAACCGCGGCTGTTCTCGTTCAACTCGCCGGTCGGCGCATGCCCGAACTGCGACGGCCTGGGGGTCACGCAATTCTTCGATCCCGCGCGGGTGGTCGCACATCCCGAACGCAGCTTCGGCGAAGGCGCGGTGCGCGGCTGGGACCGGCGCAATCCGCACTTCTTCCAGATGATCCGCTCGCTGGCCAAGCACTATAGGTTCGACGTCGAGACGCCGTGGCAGGAGCTGCCGAAGAAGACGCGCGATGCGATCCTGTTCGGTTCCGGCGACGAGAAGATCGAGTTCCGCTACCTCGGCCACGGCAATGGCTCCGGGTTTACCCGCAAGCACAGCTTCGAGGGCGTGGTGCCGAACCTTGAGCGCCGCTGGAAGGAAACCGAATCCAACATGGTGCGCGAGGAACTGGCGCGCTTCATCAGCGAGCGGCCCTGCCCCGAATGCCACGGCGAGCGTTTGAACGTCTCAGCGCGCAACGTGTTCGTCGGTGAACGCAATCTTCCTTCACTGTCGGCGCTGGCGATCAGCGATGCGCGCAGGTTCGTCGACGGCCTGCAACTCGCCGGCTGGCGCGGCGAAATCGCGGACCGCATCGTCAAGGAAATCCGCGAACGCCTGCGGTTTCTCATTGACGTCGGCCTCGATTACCTGACCCTCGACCGCAAGGCCGATTCGCTGTCGGGCGGCGAAGCGCAGCGCATCCGGCTCGCTTCGCAGATCGGTGCGGGTCTCGTCGGCGTGATGTACGTGCTGGACGAACCTTCGATCGGTCTGCACCAACGCGACAACGAACGCCTTCTCGGCACGCTGACGCGGCTGCGTGACCTCGGCAACACCGTGATCGTGGTCGAGCACGACGAAGACGCGATCCGCCGCGCCGACCGCGTCGTCGACATCGGCCCCGGCGCCGGCGTGCACGGCGGCGAAGTGGTGGCGCAAGGCACGCTCGCCGATATTCTGGAAGAACCACGTTCGCTGACCGGCCAATACCTTTCCGGCCAGCGCAGCATCGACGTGCCGCAACTGCGCCGCGAACCTGATCCCAAGCGCGTGCTGAAACTGAAAGGCGCGCACGGCAACAACCTGCAACACGTGGATCTCGAAATCCCTGCGGGCCTCTTCACCTGCATCACCGGCGTGTCGGGCTCGGGCAAATCCACGCTGGTCAACGACACGCTGTTCCGCATCGCCGCGGTGGAATTGAATGGCGCCTCCGCGCAACCCGCGCCATACGAATCGATCGAGAAACTCGATCTGTTCGACAAGGTGCTGGACATCGACCAGTCGCCGATCGGGCGCACGCCGCGCTCGAACCCCGCCACCTACACCGGCGTGTTCACGCCGCTGCGCGAACTGTTCGCGCAGGTTCCCGAATCACGCGCGCGCGGCTACCAGGCCGGGCGCTTCAGCTTCAACGTCAAGGGCGGCCGCTGCGAAGCCTGCGAGGGCGACGGGCTGATCAAGGTCGAGATGCACTTCCTGCCCGACATGTACGTGCCCTGCGACGTCTGCCACGGCAAGCGCTACAACCGCGAGACGCTGGAAATCCACTACAAGGGCTACACCATCGCCGACGTGCTGGACATGACCGTCGAGCAGGCGCTGGAAGTGTTCCAGCCGGTGCCGCAGATCGCGCGCAAGCTGGAAACGCTGATGGACGTGGGCCTCGGTTACATCAAGCTCGGCCAGAGCGCGACCACGCTGTCGGGCGGTGAAGCGCAACGCGTGAAACTGTCGAAGGAACTGTCGCGCCGCGACACCGGCAATACGCTGTACATCCTCGACGAGCCGACCACCGGCCTGCACTTCCACGACATCGAACAACTGCTGCGCGTGCTGCACCGCCTCGTGGACGGCGGCAGCACCGTGGTCGTGATCGAACACAACCTCGACGTCATCAAGACCGCCGACTGGATCGTCGACCTCGGCCCCGAAGGTGGCGCCGGCGGCGGGCGCATCATCGCCACCGGCACGCCGGAAGACATCGCGGCGACGCCGAATTCGTACACCGGGCAATTCCTGGCGCCGGTGCTGGCCGCGACTTCGAAACCCTCGCGCAAAAAGAAACGCGCGTAA
- a CDS encoding LSU ribosomal protein L21p — protein MYAVILTGGRQYRVEQGAVLRVEKLDAEPDAAVTFDQVLLVGDGDKFTVGAPAIEGATVTAKVRGHGRADKVRIVKFRRRKHHRKQMGHRQHYTEIEITGIAGGKNEK, from the coding sequence ATGTACGCAGTCATTCTCACCGGCGGTCGCCAGTACCGCGTCGAGCAAGGCGCAGTCCTTCGCGTCGAAAAACTGGATGCCGAACCCGATGCCGCGGTCACTTTCGACCAGGTGCTGCTGGTCGGCGACGGCGACAAGTTCACCGTCGGCGCGCCGGCCATCGAAGGCGCCACTGTCACCGCCAAGGTGCGTGGCCACGGCCGCGCCGACAAGGTGCGCATCGTGAAATTCCGCCGCCGCAAGCACCATCGCAAGCAGATGGGCCATCGGCAGCACTACACCGAAATCGAGATCACCGGCATCGCCGGTGGCAAGAACGAGAAGTAA
- a CDS encoding LSU ribosomal protein L27p — translation MAHKKGVGSSRNGRDSNPKYLGVKLYGGQAVEAGNIIVRQRGTQFHPGVGVGLGRDHTLYALVDGKVEFATKGPKGGRRTVNVVAD, via the coding sequence ATGGCACACAAAAAGGGCGTAGGTTCCTCGCGCAACGGCCGCGACTCCAACCCAAAATACCTCGGCGTCAAGCTGTACGGCGGCCAGGCCGTGGAAGCCGGCAACATCATCGTCCGCCAGCGCGGCACCCAGTTCCATCCGGGCGTCGGCGTCGGCCTCGGCCGCGACCACACGCTGTACGCACTGGTCGACGGCAAGGTGGAATTCGCCACCAAGGGCCCGAAGGGCGGCCGTCGCACGGTGAACGTGGTCGCGGACTGA
- a CDS encoding GTP-binding protein Obg: MKFVDEAIIKVQAGNGGDGCASFRREKFIPFGGPNGGDGGDGGSVWLVADEGLNTLIDFRHQRQFKAQRGQNGMGSDMYGRGGEDTAIRVPVGTSVFNLDTEELIGDLTTHGQKLLVAKGGKGGLGNIHFKSSTNRAPRRFTPGTPGEERELKLELKVLADVGLLGFPNAGKSTFIRAVSAATPRVADYPFTTLQPHLGVVSVGPSQGFVVADIPGLIEGAAEGAGLGIQFLKHVSRTSLLLHLVDVAPLDGADPVEQVRIIEGELQRHDPELLQRPRWLLLNKIDLWAPEERDANAHDIVARLDWQAPWFAISAAERIGTREVCVAAQRFFDERKAEAADDGASVSPFGTKGD; the protein is encoded by the coding sequence ATGAAATTCGTCGACGAAGCCATCATCAAGGTGCAGGCCGGCAACGGCGGGGACGGCTGCGCCAGTTTCCGGCGCGAGAAGTTCATTCCGTTCGGCGGCCCGAACGGCGGCGACGGCGGCGACGGCGGCAGCGTATGGCTGGTCGCCGACGAGGGCCTGAACACGCTGATCGATTTCCGCCACCAGCGCCAGTTCAAGGCGCAACGCGGCCAGAACGGCATGGGCAGCGACATGTACGGGCGTGGCGGTGAGGACACCGCGATCCGGGTGCCGGTGGGCACGTCCGTGTTCAACCTCGATACCGAAGAATTGATCGGCGACCTCACCACGCACGGCCAAAAGCTGCTTGTGGCGAAGGGTGGCAAGGGCGGCCTCGGCAACATCCATTTCAAGAGCTCCACCAACCGCGCGCCGCGCCGCTTCACCCCCGGCACGCCGGGCGAAGAACGCGAACTGAAACTGGAATTGAAGGTGCTGGCCGATGTCGGCCTGCTGGGTTTTCCGAATGCCGGCAAGAGCACCTTCATCCGCGCCGTTTCCGCTGCGACGCCGCGCGTGGCGGATTATCCGTTCACGACCCTGCAGCCGCACCTCGGCGTCGTCAGCGTGGGACCGTCGCAAGGCTTTGTGGTCGCGGATATTCCCGGCCTGATCGAAGGCGCTGCCGAAGGCGCGGGTCTCGGCATCCAGTTCCTTAAACACGTGTCGCGCACCAGCCTGCTGCTGCATCTGGTCGACGTCGCGCCGCTGGATGGCGCCGATCCGGTCGAGCAGGTGCGGATCATCGAAGGCGAACTGCAGCGCCACGATCCCGAATTGCTGCAACGCCCGCGCTGGCTGCTGCTCAACAAGATCGACCTGTGGGCGCCCGAAGAACGCGATGCGAACGCGCACGACATCGTCGCGCGGCTGGATTGGCAGGCGCCGTGGTTCGCGATCTCGGCGGCGGAGCGCATCGGCACCCGCGAGGTCTGCGTCGCCGCACAGCGATTTTTCGATGAGCGGAAAGCGGAAGCTGCCGATGATGGCGCATCGGTGTCCCCCTTCGGAACGAAGGGGGATTGA
- a CDS encoding SSU ribosomal protein S20p, which yields MANIQSAKKRARQAEAHRMRNASQRSMLRSSIRKVLKAIEAKDKAGAEAAYKAAEPVLDRYASRGLIHKNKAARHKSRLVAHIQAIG from the coding sequence GTGGCCAACATCCAGTCCGCCAAGAAGCGCGCCCGCCAGGCCGAAGCCCATCGCATGCGCAACGCCAGCCAGCGTTCGATGCTGCGCTCGTCCATCCGCAAGGTGCTGAAGGCCATCGAAGCCAAGGACAAGGCCGGCGCCGAAGCCGCCTACAAGGCCGCGGAGCCGGTGCTGGACCGCTACGCCAGCCGCGGCCTGATCCACAAGAACAAGGCCGCCCGCCACAAGAGCCGCCTCGTCGCGCACATCCAGGCGATCGGCTGA
- a CDS encoding Peptidoglycan lipid II flippase MurJ — protein MTRQPSLLRGVFSFSSMTMISRLLGLARDIAITHVFGVSAATDAFWVAFRVPNFMRRLFAEGSFSTAFVPVFTEVKETGSHAELKDLTARVTGTLGGVLLVIVALGIIFAPQVATGFSPGALDQPHKFDLTIKLLRLTFPFLLFVSLTALCGGILNSFHKFALPALAPVILNICLIAGALWGARYLAVPIEALGWAVLIAGILQLLFLLPAVRRLDLLALPRWGWRHPQVRKIMRLMVPTLFGSSVAQINLLLDTVVASLLITGSQTWLAQATRFLELPLGVFGVALGTVILPALSRHHVSADEEGFSRSLDWGLRTTLLIALPAMCGLLLLSEPVVAACFQNGQFTAFDSHMTAIAIMGLTAGMPAIALTRTLLPAFYSRQDTKTPVRAGVIALVVNMVANFALIALLFELWAPASLKQLPWLEGIARVPGLHLGMAIASSVSNYLQFALLWRYLKRTGVYRHQPGWGRHWLRMGLACAAVVIVIGAGLWLWPWQQWTHERILTRIWKLAVLVCAGGAAYVGALFASGFRMRDLRGI, from the coding sequence ATGACCCGCCAGCCCAGCCTGCTGCGCGGGGTGTTCTCGTTCAGCAGCATGACCATGATCTCGCGCCTGTTGGGTCTGGCCCGCGACATTGCCATCACCCACGTGTTCGGCGTCAGCGCGGCCACCGACGCGTTCTGGGTGGCGTTCCGGGTGCCGAACTTCATGCGCAGGCTGTTCGCGGAAGGTTCGTTCTCGACCGCGTTCGTGCCGGTGTTCACCGAGGTCAAGGAAACCGGCAGCCACGCCGAACTGAAGGACTTGACCGCGCGCGTCACCGGCACGCTCGGCGGCGTGCTGCTGGTGATCGTGGCACTCGGGATCATCTTCGCGCCGCAAGTGGCCACCGGTTTTTCGCCTGGCGCGCTCGACCAGCCGCACAAATTCGACCTGACCATAAAGCTGCTGCGGCTGACGTTTCCGTTCCTGCTGTTCGTGTCGCTGACCGCGTTGTGCGGCGGCATCCTCAACAGCTTCCACAAATTCGCATTGCCGGCGCTGGCGCCGGTGATCCTGAACATCTGCCTGATCGCGGGTGCGCTGTGGGGTGCGCGGTATTTGGCTGTGCCGATCGAAGCGTTGGGTTGGGCGGTGCTGATCGCGGGCATCCTGCAGTTGCTGTTCTTGTTGCCTGCGGTGCGGCGGCTCGATCTGCTGGCGCTGCCGCGCTGGGGCTGGCGGCATCCGCAGGTCAGGAAAATCATGCGCCTGATGGTGCCGACGCTGTTCGGCTCGTCGGTTGCGCAGATCAACCTGTTGCTGGATACCGTCGTGGCCTCGCTGCTGATCACGGGTTCGCAAACGTGGCTGGCGCAAGCCACGCGCTTCCTCGAGTTGCCGCTGGGTGTGTTCGGCGTCGCGCTGGGCACCGTGATCCTGCCGGCGCTCTCGCGCCACCACGTCAGCGCCGACGAGGAAGGCTTTTCGCGCTCGCTGGACTGGGGCTTGCGCACCACGCTGCTGATCGCGCTGCCGGCCATGTGCGGCCTGTTGCTGTTGTCCGAGCCGGTGGTTGCGGCGTGTTTCCAGAACGGCCAGTTCACCGCCTTCGACAGCCACATGACCGCGATCGCGATCATGGGATTGACGGCGGGCATGCCCGCGATCGCGTTGACGCGCACGTTGCTGCCGGCGTTCTATTCGCGCCAGGACACGAAGACGCCGGTGCGCGCGGGCGTGATCGCGCTCGTGGTCAACATGGTCGCGAACTTCGCGCTGATCGCGTTGTTGTTCGAACTGTGGGCGCCGGCATCGTTGAAGCAGCTGCCATGGCTGGAAGGCATCGCGCGGGTGCCGGGCCTGCATCTCGGCATGGCAATCGCCAGCTCGGTTTCCAATTACCTGCAATTCGCCTTGCTGTGGCGTTACCTCAAGCGTACCGGCGTGTACCGGCACCAGCCCGGCTGGGGCCGCCATTGGCTGCGGATGGGGCTCGCATGCGCAGCGGTGGTCATCGTGATCGGTGCCGGTTTGTGGCTTTGGCCGTGGCAGCAGTGGACCCATGAGCGCATCCTCACGCGCATCTGGAAACTCGCGGTGCTGGTGTGCGCGGGCGGCGCGGCGTATGTGGGAGCGCTGTTTGCGAGCGGCTTCCGGATGCGTGACCTGCGCGGTATTTGA
- a CDS encoding 3-methyl-2-oxobutanoate hydroxymethyltransferase, with protein sequence MYVQPADAPKRKPVTVPGLRAMKARGEKIVVLTCYDASFATHMEAVGIDVALVGDSLGNVVQGQASTVPVTLDQMIYHGSGVARGLSATLQIVDLPFMQFRDPSTALAASARLMAEGGAAMVKLEGGSDWVCEVIAALASHDVPVCAHLGLTPQSVHKMGGYRMQGKTDDAAARLREQAQAVVQAGAELLVLESMPAALAGEITRAVDIPTIGIGAGADCDGQVLVCYDLLGLTPGRRPKFSKDFLEGRGSVREAFAAYADDVRAGRFPGPEQIAG encoded by the coding sequence ATGTACGTCCAGCCTGCCGACGCACCCAAGCGCAAACCCGTCACGGTTCCCGGCCTGCGCGCGATGAAGGCGCGCGGCGAGAAGATCGTTGTGCTGACCTGCTACGACGCCAGTTTCGCGACGCACATGGAAGCGGTCGGCATCGACGTCGCGCTGGTGGGTGATTCGCTGGGCAACGTGGTGCAGGGCCAGGCGAGCACCGTGCCGGTGACGCTGGACCAGATGATCTACCACGGATCGGGGGTCGCGCGCGGGCTGTCCGCCACGTTGCAGATCGTCGATCTGCCCTTCATGCAATTCCGTGATCCGTCGACCGCGCTCGCGGCATCGGCGCGGCTGATGGCCGAAGGCGGCGCGGCGATGGTGAAGCTGGAAGGCGGTTCCGACTGGGTGTGCGAGGTGATCGCCGCGCTGGCGAGCCACGACGTGCCGGTGTGCGCGCATCTCGGCCTGACGCCGCAGTCGGTGCACAAGATGGGCGGCTACCGGATGCAGGGCAAGACCGACGACGCGGCCGCGCGCCTGCGCGAGCAGGCGCAAGCCGTGGTGCAGGCGGGCGCCGAACTGCTGGTGCTGGAATCCATGCCGGCGGCACTGGCGGGCGAGATCACCCGCGCGGTCGACATTCCCACCATCGGCATCGGCGCGGGCGCGGATTGCGACGGACAGGTGCTGGTCTGCTACGACCTTTTGGGCCTGACGCCCGGGCGCCGCCCGAAATTCAGCAAGGATTTTCTCGAGGGACGCGGTTCGGTGCGCGAAGCTTTCGCCGCGTATGCGGATGACGTCCGCGCGGGGCGCTTTCCGGGTCCGGAACAGATCGCGGGGTAA
- a CDS encoding Pantoate--beta-alanine ligase, translated as MRTVGDLRALRACIRAWKQDGLRVGFVPTMGNLHAGHFSLVELARRQADRVVASIFVNPTQFGPSEDFARYPRTLAEDSVGLVEHNCDLLFAPSVEVMYPFGAEQALRIHVPEVGDTLEGAHRPGHFDGVATVVAKLFAMVEPEVAVFGQKDWQQLLVVRRLARELAFPLEIVAGPIIRDGDGLALSSRNRYLDVRQRARAPELHATLQWMRESFVDGHARAAIEGAALRRLERAGFQPDYAVVRRAEDLVVPAEGERTGLLALVAAKLGETRLIDNLAFD; from the coding sequence ATGCGTACCGTTGGGGATTTGCGCGCGCTGCGCGCCTGCATCCGGGCGTGGAAACAGGACGGCCTGCGGGTCGGCTTCGTGCCGACCATGGGCAACCTGCACGCCGGGCATTTTTCGCTGGTCGAATTGGCGCGGCGCCAGGCCGATCGCGTGGTCGCGAGCATTTTCGTCAATCCGACCCAGTTCGGACCCAGCGAGGATTTCGCGCGCTATCCGCGCACGCTGGCGGAAGACAGCGTGGGCCTGGTCGAACACAACTGCGACTTGTTGTTCGCGCCGTCGGTCGAGGTGATGTATCCGTTCGGCGCGGAACAGGCGCTGCGCATCCACGTGCCGGAGGTCGGCGACACGCTGGAGGGCGCGCATCGGCCGGGACACTTCGATGGCGTTGCCACGGTCGTCGCCAAACTGTTCGCGATGGTCGAGCCCGAGGTCGCGGTGTTCGGGCAGAAGGATTGGCAGCAATTGCTGGTGGTGCGGCGGCTGGCGCGCGAATTGGCGTTTCCGCTGGAAATCGTGGCGGGTCCGATCATCCGCGACGGAGACGGGCTGGCCTTGTCCTCGCGCAATCGTTACCTCGATGTCCGCCAGCGGGCGCGCGCGCCGGAATTGCACGCAACCCTGCAATGGATGCGCGAATCGTTCGTCGATGGGCACGCGCGTGCCGCGATCGAAGGCGCCGCGCTGCGCAGACTGGAACGGGCAGGTTTCCAGCCGGACTACGCCGTGGTGCGGCGCGCCGAAGATCTTGTTGTTCCCGCGGAAGGCGAGCGCACGGGGTTGCTGGCGCTGGTGGCCGCCAAGCTGGGCGAGACCCGCCTGATCGACAACCTGGCATTCGATTGA
- a CDS encoding Aspartate 1-decarboxylase: protein MQLNMLKGKIHRATVTHAELHYEGSIAIDGNLLDAAGMREYEQIHAWNVNNGERFVTYALRAEEGSGIISVNGSAAHRAQPGDLLIIAAFVSLTEAEAALHKPQLVYVDADNRIARTNTSIPKQMAAA, encoded by the coding sequence ATGCAATTGAACATGCTCAAGGGCAAGATCCATCGTGCGACCGTGACCCACGCGGAATTGCACTACGAAGGATCGATCGCGATCGACGGCAACCTGCTGGATGCCGCCGGCATGCGCGAGTACGAGCAGATCCACGCGTGGAACGTCAACAACGGCGAGCGCTTCGTCACCTACGCGCTGCGCGCCGAGGAAGGCAGCGGCATCATCTCCGTGAACGGCAGCGCCGCGCATCGCGCCCAGCCGGGCGACCTGCTGATCATCGCCGCCTTCGTGTCGCTGACCGAAGCCGAGGCCGCGCTGCACAAGCCGCAGCTCGTCTACGTCGACGCCGACAACCGCATCGCGCGCACCAATACCTCGATCCCGAAGCAGATGGCGGCGGCTTGA
- a CDS encoding Epoxyqueuosine reductase QueG, whose product MPTVSEAAFDAIDFAALAQRIKAWGVELGFAKVGITGVDLRDDEAHLQEWLRHGRHGTMDYMQQHGTKRSRPEELQPGTVRVVSARMHYLPDGVDADAAWRTLGDGERAYISRYALGRDYHKLIRNRLQKLADRIATETGPFGYRAFTDSAPVLEKALARNAGLGWIGKHTLALDRDAGSWFFLGELYTDLPLPVDKPSTAHCGTCTRCIDVCPTQAIIGPYQLDARRCISFLTIESKAAIPADLRPLLGNRVFGCDDCQLVCPWNKFAQPTREEAFTPRHGLDHAKLAELFAWTEDEFLERTEGMPIRRAGYTGFMRNVAVALGNAPHTSEVMEALTARADDPSPLVREHVAWALAQQAAKADKA is encoded by the coding sequence ATGCCAACAGTCAGTGAAGCCGCCTTCGATGCCATCGATTTCGCCGCGCTCGCGCAGCGGATCAAGGCGTGGGGCGTGGAACTCGGTTTCGCGAAGGTGGGCATCACCGGCGTCGATTTGCGCGATGACGAGGCGCACCTTCAGGAATGGTTGCGCCACGGCCGCCACGGCACGATGGATTACATGCAGCAGCACGGCACCAAGCGCAGCCGGCCGGAAGAATTGCAGCCCGGCACCGTGCGGGTGGTTTCCGCGCGCATGCATTACCTGCCGGACGGCGTGGACGCGGACGCTGCATGGCGCACGCTGGGCGATGGCGAGCGGGCCTACATTTCGCGTTACGCGCTGGGCCGCGACTACCACAAGCTGATCCGCAATCGCCTGCAGAAACTCGCGGACCGTATCGCCACCGAAACCGGCCCGTTCGGCTACCGCGCCTTCACCGATTCGGCACCGGTGCTGGAAAAGGCACTGGCACGCAACGCAGGCCTCGGCTGGATCGGCAAGCACACGCTGGCGCTGGACCGCGATGCGGGCTCGTGGTTTTTCCTGGGCGAGCTTTACACCGATTTGCCGCTGCCGGTCGACAAACCTTCGACGGCCCACTGCGGCACCTGCACGCGTTGCATCGATGTGTGCCCGACGCAGGCCATCATCGGACCGTACCAGCTCGACGCGCGCCGCTGCATTTCCTTCCTCACCATCGAGTCGAAGGCCGCAATTCCCGCAGACCTGCGCCCGCTGCTGGGCAACCGCGTGTTCGGCTGCGACGATTGCCAGCTGGTTTGCCCGTGGAACAAGTTCGCGCAGCCCACGCGCGAGGAAGCGTTCACGCCGCGCCACGGCCTCGATCACGCGAAGCTGGCCGAACTGTTCGCGTGGACCGAGGACGAATTCCTCGAACGCACCGAAGGCATGCCGATCCGCCGCGCGGGCTACACGGGCTTCATGCGCAATGTCGCGGTGGCGCTGGGCAACGCGCCGCACACATCCGAAGTGATGGAAGCGCTCACGGCGCGCGCGGACGATCCCTCACCGCTGGTGCGCGAGCACGTGGCGTGGGCACTTGCGCAACAAGCCGCAAAGGCAGACAAGGCATGA